The Mauremys reevesii isolate NIE-2019 linkage group 13, ASM1616193v1, whole genome shotgun sequence genome contains a region encoding:
- the LOC120379889 gene encoding olfactory receptor 10A7-like, whose protein sequence is MKYAKESRRGNLTMVTEFILLGLSNHRELQVPLFSIYLFIYIITLMGNILIILITIDTALQTPMYFFLRVLSFLEICYTSVTIPKMLVDFLSDNRSISYVGCAAQMYFLLFLGISETFLLTAMAYDRFVAICNPLRYRLIMNRKVCLSLVVLSWFSGNMVSLVQTAWVFTLPFCGSNQINYFFCDIPPLIKLSCTDTSSYEMQLFTVTILFNFTPFSLILVSYVVIISTILKMASADGRHKAFSTCSSHLIVVTLYYGSSGLIYLRPKSMNSPDSNKVLALMYTTITPILNPIIYSLRNNEVKGAVWRLLWDGQKGKIFSRRK, encoded by the coding sequence ATGAAATATGCAAAGGAATCAAGAAGGGGGAACCTCACCATGGTGACTGAATTCATTCTACTGGGATTGTCCAACCACCGTGAGCTGCAGGTGCCTCTGTTCTCCATCTATCTGTTCATTTACATTATTACTCTGATGGGCAACATCCTCATCATCCTCATCACCATAGACACAGCCCTTCAAACCCCTATGTATTTCTTTCTCCGAGTCTTATCCTTCCTGGAGATCTGCTACACCTCGGTCACCATCCCCAAGATGTTGGTGGACTTCCTGTCAGACAACAGGAGCATTTCCTATGTGGGCTGTGCTGCACAAATGTACTTCCTGCTCTTCCTTGGAATCTCTGAGACCTTCCTTCTGACTGCAATGGCGTATGACCGCTTTGTGGCCATATGCAACCCATTGCGGTATAGGCTCATCATGAACAGGAAGGTCTGCCTTTCATTGGTAGTTCTCTCTTGGTTCAGTGGTAACATGGTATCCCTAGTACAGACAGCCTGGGTTTTCACCTTGCCATTTTGTGGGTCCAATCAGATTAACTATTTCTTCTGTGACATTCCCCCATTGATTAAGCTTTCTTGCACTGACACCTCTTCATATGAAATGCAGTTGTTTACAGTTACTATACTGTTCAATTTCACTCCATTTTCTCTCATCCTTGTGTCCTACGTTGTTATTATCTCCACCATCTTAAAGATGGCTTCGGCTGATGGCAGACACAAAGCTTTCTCCACTTGCTCCTCACACCTCATTGTGGTGACACTGTATTACGGGAGCAGTGGCCTGATCTATTTAAGACCTAAGTCCATGAACTCACCGGACAGCAACAAAGTGCTTGCTCTGATGTATACAACCATCACCCCCATCTTGAACCCTAtaatctacagcctgaggaacaatgAGGTGAAAGGGGCTGTGTGGAGATTGTTGTGGGATGGGcagaaaggaaaaatattttctcGAAGAAAATAA